The following are encoded in a window of Streptomyces sp. 11x1 genomic DNA:
- a CDS encoding OB-fold nucleic acid binding domain-containing protein yields MSAVPRSEKPAGRFRRMLDRLSSSQTDLESEELREDADTAGCTRICDCHDRQIVTVTGTLRTVTLRPRAGVPALEAELFDGSAALDVVWLGRRSIVGIEPGRKLIASGRISMSRGRRVLFNPKYELRPLGRE; encoded by the coding sequence ATGAGTGCTGTTCCTCGTTCCGAGAAGCCGGCGGGCCGGTTCCGGCGCATGCTCGACCGGCTCTCCTCGTCCCAGACGGACCTGGAGTCGGAGGAGCTGCGCGAGGACGCGGACACCGCCGGCTGCACGCGCATATGTGACTGTCACGACCGACAGATAGTGACCGTTACTGGTACCTTGCGCACGGTCACGCTGCGCCCCCGGGCCGGTGTCCCGGCACTGGAGGCCGAGCTCTTCGACGGTTCGGCCGCCCTGGACGTCGTGTGGCTCGGCAGACGCTCCATCGTCGGGATAGAGCCGGGGCGCAAGCTGATCGCATCCGGCCGGATCTCGATGAGCCGGGGCCGTAGAGTGCTGTTCAATCCGAAGTACGAACTCAGACCGCTCGGACGGGAGTAG
- a CDS encoding response regulator, producing the protein MTRVLVVDDEPQIVRALVINLKARKYEADTAHDGASALALAAARHPDVVVLDLGLPDMDGVEVIKGLRGWTRVPIIVLSARHTSDEKVEALDAGADDYVTKPFGMDELLARLRAAVRRAEPVGGEDGDVIVETDDFTVDLAAKKVNRDGRDVRLTPTEWHLLEVLVRNTGRLVSQKQLLQEVWGPSYGTETNYLRVYMAQLRRKLEGDPSRPRHFITEAGMGYRFEK; encoded by the coding sequence ATGACCAGAGTGCTCGTGGTCGACGACGAGCCGCAGATCGTGCGTGCGCTCGTGATCAACCTGAAGGCCCGCAAGTACGAGGCCGACACCGCCCACGACGGGGCGAGCGCGCTCGCCCTCGCCGCGGCCCGGCACCCCGACGTCGTCGTGCTCGACCTCGGACTGCCCGACATGGACGGCGTCGAGGTGATCAAGGGACTCCGCGGCTGGACCCGGGTGCCGATCATCGTGCTCTCCGCCCGGCACACCTCCGACGAGAAGGTCGAGGCCCTCGACGCTGGCGCCGACGACTACGTCACCAAGCCCTTCGGCATGGACGAGCTGCTCGCCCGGCTGCGGGCCGCCGTCCGCCGCGCGGAGCCCGTGGGCGGCGAGGACGGCGACGTGATCGTGGAGACGGACGACTTCACCGTCGACCTGGCCGCGAAGAAGGTGAACCGGGACGGCAGGGACGTCCGGCTCACCCCCACCGAGTGGCACCTGCTGGAGGTGCTGGTCCGCAACACCGGGCGCCTGGTCAGCCAGAAGCAGCTGCTCCAGGAGGTGTGGGGGCCCTCGTACGGCACCGAGACCAACTATCTGCGGGTCTACATGGCGCAACTGCGGCGCAAGCTGGAGGGCGACCCCTCCCGGCCCAGGCACTTCATCACCGAGGCGGGGATGGGCTACCGCTTCGAGAAGTGA